The Manihot esculenta cultivar AM560-2 chromosome 17, M.esculenta_v8, whole genome shotgun sequence genome contains the following window.
tttataataatcaatttatatgttattatagtgttaaaaataatagataataattttaaaataactaagaaagaaaagatgaagaataTCTCAATATACCTATTTTTCGGTTATTCATCTCCATGGTGAGAATGGAGAAAACTATATTTCATTGTAAAGCGTATTAATTATTATGAACTAAGATTCAATAGGGTCATCAGATGTGAACACCTGAATTGTGGTTTGATTTATTGGGTGATGAATGAATTGCGATTAGTTCATTGAGAGAAAAATACCTTTAAGATTTCATACGGGTTCTTTCATACTTGGTCTTAGGAAGGGATAtgcaaaatatgaaaaaatagttAGGATCTATTGGGGATGCGCCAGTAGAGACCATTTGATACTCAAGTCAGATTTGGGACTAAacatagagaaaaataaaacaaaaagaaaaagagaatagAGAACTTatgagagaagagagagagttCGGTCgagaaatccctttttgaattAGATCAGAGATATATACACTAGTTGATCGTTCTGACACTCTTAAGTCATGTCCTATAGGACTGGATGAGAATGTCTTTTTGTAGGCGTGTCAGGTGATTAATTAATGGTAGACAATCAGCTAATAAATATAGAATTAGTTAATTCATATCTCGTCTGTCGTATTCGTCAGGTTAGTCTATTTTACTTTACTGTATGCGCATTTATGTGATTCTAGTGATATACCACAGAAATGACTAACGTGTTGGAGGTTGGCACCTTACCCTGATTTTATCAGGTTATGCCCGGTTCACCTGATTTATATAAGGTGGGTTCCTTTCCGTTATTGAGATTCACTTTGTCTTATTTAGTGCTTTGTTATAGTACGTGTTTTGAAGATATTTACCTGTTCACTCCATATTTTAATAACTATAAATCAACAACTATTGTCttaacttttaataaaaataaaatgctttaaattaataaattattttcgtCCGATTCTAAATTTTTCTGTTCAAATTAAATCTAGGATAATCAACAAATTTTTTCAATGAATTCTTTCATatataaaaggaaaaggaaactCTTCCTTGTAGCCTCTCTGTATGTGTTTTTGCTTCCTTCAATTTTTTATGGAGTGTTTTTTTTTGGGGAAGAAAAGAGTcataagagtttttttttttaatcaatgtatactctctttctcttaaaatatagttttattactattttttacaagaatcaaataatataattagactattattgaaattaatgaattttatttttttatttatagatcaataaaaatagtttatattttttatagttaTGGAATATGGGCCCCAGCTTGATGATTGGGTGGGGAACCAGATCATTGGACCCCACATTGTCTACTTGTCCTGTTTCCTTCTCATTGGTTACTTCCATGATCAGGTTCCTATGTCTTTGTAATCTTAGTGGAGAGCAAGTGTGGGCCAataatcttcttcttcttattattactattaaatttctTTTGTTGATTGTGTTAGTATTAGCCTGTGCTGATTGGCATTTATGCCTTTACGATGGACTTGGTTATTTTCTATTTCAATCATTCTTTTTTTGATACTGGATCACATCTCGCCGACAGGATGTTCTCGTAATTTCCCCATTTACAAGtgcaaattattatattattatttattgatatgtgaaataaattcaaataaagcCAAATTGATTGAAGAGTGAACAgctcatatttttaaattattataaatgatAATCTcacattttaataataatttaaaaataaatttaaattaaaagatgaaattaaatatttttagccAATGAAAAATTTTCCAATTTATTAAGATCTCTTCAATTACCCATGTTCTTATACACAATTGACCAAGATTTattgcaaaaagaaaaaaaaaaaaatttgagggGATGCAAAAGCTTGACTCAATCCCTCATGCAACTGAGTATTGCCTTGAACATGGAGATGAACAAGCTTGCCAGCCAATTAGCTTTTTGCTAAAAACCTTAGCATTTTATTTTCGAGAATCCATTTTAAAGTTTATACTAAGATAATTGCAGCCATGTCATGAATGCCACATAAAGCTAATGCTTTTTATCTAGATGAACAATAAGAATCAAGCTTTCAGAGACAACAGAAAAGTAAAGCATTTTATCACCATTGACTGCTGTTTTGCATCAATAGATAGCATCAGAATGACAGATTCCATACGCTTCATCCACACAAGCCTGTCCCAGTTCCATGCAGATTACTTTGATTCACAGATAGAGATGCCAATCCGTGATGCTTTCGCATATTATCACGACACACAATTGGGCTGCTAAGAGCCAAATCAAGTTGTTGCCTGCCAATAAATTTAGTATCATCTATAGTAAATTAGACTTCTGATAAAGGAGAATAAATTAGGATTTTGTTAAAGGAGAATATGTTTCTCCTTCTATAGATGTTCTGACATTTAGGCTTAAGACCTTAACCATCTAAGGATTCCAAGAACCTTAAGCATATatgaaaagaattaaaatttgtCAAACAAGAATGTGTAATAACAATATATTTACCATTGAGAAGCATGTGCTTCTTGCAAAACATTCTCATCTATGATATCCAACCTTGCAATAGGAAATTGTGGAAAGTGTCCTTTTTGCTTTTTGCGAAGCAAGTTACCACGTCCGTGTAAAAGAAGATCAGCATTTGCCAAGTGGAAACCATCTGTGGACTTCTACAGCACGTTTAAATGGTTAAGACTACTGGCAGTCAATGCTAATAATACACATTTGAACTTCCTAGCTCGATGATGATATGCatattttatatagtttttaatatttaaacacTTGGATTTTGAGTAAAAACATTCGTACCTGTCTTGAGTATTGAAAGCGAAAGAGTTGTGGGCATAACCTAGAGTACGAGGAAACAGAGTCCATCCCCAACTCTGACTTTTTGATCGACAAATGCACTATATCATGCACTAGGTTATGGACATAACAAACCTCAAGAAGAAGAGACAAAGACCTGTTTGGGAAAAAATTACTGAGATACGTTATTTAAAGGGATTCTCCTACATGCTCAACTCATTCAACTCTTTTTGCAAAGATAAAGTGCTCACATTCATAATAACCATGACAAATGCATAtggcatatctatacattatttGAATGGAAAGGATTATTTATGTTTCCCAGTTCTAGATCATCCGTGCCTCCTATTTTTCATCAATCTTCATTCTACCATGCAACAACCCACAGTTGCAACTTTGAACCTATCTGCTAGAGCTTTAAGATCAGCAGAAGCGGCATGAAGTGGACCACCTGCTCAGATGTTCAATGACTGATGCAAGATAGAGTATTCCCCTTTTTTCCAGTTCACCTAGCATCATCTGGCACAGTTGATTTGTGTATGTGAGCGAGAGTGAGAGGGGAGAGAGAAGTAATTGGCAACATTACCATTTCTAAACATACAacgttattatatttatattttaaagatcCAAGCAAACCAACACAGCAAACTGTGCATATGGAGCCCGTATACACATTCCTTTATACTTTATCAGAAGAGCACTAAATTAGTAATTTCCCTCTTTTTTCCAGTTTATCATATATGAGATTAGAATACAGTCAATAAGACGGTGAAGTATGACATGCATTAAGAACAAGTTACAGGAAATATCATCTCAGATGGCTTGGCCTAAAGTGGTAGGTCGTACAGAAGAAAGGAGGTGGACAAAAGATGATGGTTGAATGTTAAAAGATCTAATATCATTGCTGCCAAGCAAAAGTTGTCCAGAAAACGAagcaaataagaaaaagaattcaTAAACCTGTCCCCTCAATTTTGAGACTGAAGTTTAATCGAGTAACATGAGCTAAAAAGCAGTGGACTTCGACGAGAAATATATCGTCATGCTAAATTTATTGTCTACTAATACAAAATTCTCaaaggagaaaataaaaattaagaacaaTTAGCAAATTTGAAGGGGGAGAGCTATTGTAATGTATTGCACCCAAAATACCAAAAATAAATGATGTACAATCCTCGCAATActgtttttaagaaaaattagacTTTAAGCTTCCCTTTGAAGGGTGTATAGAAAATGGGTTCGCTTATAAACAAACAAAGTCATAGAGTTCTTTGGTACTCACAATCATAACCTACAATAAAAAGCACACCATCGACAAGTCTTGAAAtgctcaaaataaataacataagCACGATTAATAAAAATGCAATAACATaatgagagaaaaagaaaaattatatgtaGAAATTGTACTTCATACTGCATATAAGCAAaatttacccctctagaagagtCAATTACACAATAGAATATCTACATGGACTATGAAGGGAAAATGAGCCACTGAAAATGTGTATTGCCTCAATACTGACTTTAAGTTGAACTGATCTAAGAAATAATATCAGTGGAGAGAAAAATTGAGAAATCATTAAGCATGAGGATAATTGTTGAAAATGGATACCTTAGGCAACAAAAAAATGATGTTACCTTAAAAAGTCTAGTTTATAGAAACAAACAGAATTGGTTTAAAAAAGCAGAAGCTGGACCTCTATGAAGCATTAAACTTCTTGCATGAAGGGATTGAacaattaatatgataaatctACATTTGTGGCAGGAACAAAAATTGAAGATGCAAAGGACCCTAACAAGTCAAATTTATATAACAAACATATAATCTAACCTCTTTTTTCCCCTTGATTTGAAAATTGTTTCTGTCTCTGCTTCATCCATATAACATCAgttaaacaaaagaaaaacaatTCCGATAAAACTTTGTAAGAATTCCTCTATAGTTGGTGGCAGATGCTACATTCTTTCAACTTG
Protein-coding sequences here:
- the LOC110604669 gene encoding uncharacterized protein LOC110604669 isoform X3, with product MDSVSSYSRLCPQLFRFQYSRQKSTDGFHLANADLLLHGRGNLLRKKQKGHFPQFPIARLDIIDENVLQEAHASQWQQLDLALSSPIVCRDNMRKHHGLASLSVNQSNLHGTGTGLCG
- the LOC110604669 gene encoding uncharacterized protein LOC110604669 isoform X2, giving the protein MSLSLLLEVCYVHNLVHDIVHLSIKKSELGMDSVSSYSRLCPQLFRFQYSRQSTDGFHLANADLLLHGRGNLLRKKQKGHFPQFPIARLDIIDENVLQEAHASQWQQLDLALSSPIVCRDNMRKHHGLASLSVNQSNLHGTGTGLCG
- the LOC110604669 gene encoding uncharacterized protein LOC110604669 isoform X1; the encoded protein is MSLSLLLEVCYVHNLVHDIVHLSIKKSELGMDSVSSYSRLCPQLFRFQYSRQKSTDGFHLANADLLLHGRGNLLRKKQKGHFPQFPIARLDIIDENVLQEAHASQWQQLDLALSSPIVCRDNMRKHHGLASLSVNQSNLHGTGTGLCG